The genomic region GGCCTCCCACTCCTCCAACCAGCGGAGCTGCGGCATGCGCGAGAGCGCCGCGTCGAAGCCCACCACCTGGTGCTGGGCCAGATCTCCCGGTGAGCGCAGGGGCACGGCGCGCTCCAGGTAGCGTGCGCTGGCGTAGAGCCTCCAGGCGAGCTGCCCCGCCTTGCGTGCCACCAGGGAGTTCCCCTTGGGTCGCACCGTGCGCACGCCCAGGTTCGCCTCCTGGCGCGCCAGGTCCAGCAGCCGCGTGTCGGTGGACTGCTCCACGCGCACCCTCGGGTGGCGCTCCCGGAAGAGCGCCAGCCAGGGATTGAGGAACGCGACGAAGCCGTCTCCGGTGATCAGGCGCACCGGCCCCTCGAGCTGCCCCTCCTCGTGCTTCAGCCCACGCTCGGCGCTGTGGAGCTGGGACTCGAATGGCCGCGGCGGTGCGCACCAGCGCTCGGCCCTCGGGCGTCAGCCGGACTCCTTCGGGGACACGGGCGAGCAGCCGGGTGCCCAGGCGCCGCTCGAGCGCCATCATGCGGCGGCCCACGGTGGAGGTGACGACGCCCAGCGCGCGAGCCGCCGCGGACAGCGAGCCGGCACGCTCCGCGGTGAGGAGGTAGCGGAGATCATCCCAGTTCATTCTGGAGGCCCTTGCATGAGTGCAACACCCGCTTGCCCAAGTGGCGAGTGGTGCAACAGGGGCGATACCAGGGTGCTCACGAGGGCAGCCCACGCCGGGCGGGCTTCCGCACGCTGCGCCGCGAGCGGACGAACACGGCCTTCGACGCCTCCAAGGCCGAGCGGACACTGGGCATCCGCTTCCGGCCACTCGAAGAAACCTTCACGGATGCCGTGGAGTGGTTCGTCAGGCACGGGTACGTGGACCGGGCGCGCCTGCCTCGGGGCGTCGCCTCACCCGCTGCTCGGGTGTCCTGAGCCGAGCTACCGGGGCTGTGCCATGTCTGTACCCAGCAGGCGGATGGTCCCTTGCGGCTCCTGGAGACGCCGTGGCCACGAGCATCCCATGCGGCGCTGCGATAGCCTTCGAGGGGTTCCTTGGGAGGTTGCACATGTCAGCAATGGGTGATCCGTTGAGCGCTGCGCGTGGTCTTCGCGCGACCATTCGAGCCGTCCGTCAGGAGACGGAGCAGGGCCGGCGCTTGCCGCCATCGGTGGTTCAGGGGCTCATCGACAACGGCTTGTGCAGGATGCAGGTGCCGGCCAGCCTCGGAGGACTCGAGGTCGACCCCCTGGTCGCCCTCCAGGTGTACGAGGAGCTCGGCGCGGCCGAGGCCTCGGTGGCCTGGATTGCCTGGAACAACGCGCTCCCGGCGCTCTTGAGCCGCCATCTCCCGGAGGCGGCGAGGGCCGAGCTCTTCAGCGATGGCCGCCGGCTCTTCGCCAACTCGACCCGCCCGATGGGCCGGGCCGTCGTGGCGGAAGGTGGGTATCGGGTATCGGGCCGGTGGTCCCTGGTGTCCGGCTGCGAGCTGGCGGAGTGGATCCCGGTGATGTCCATCATCATCGAGGGGAGCGCGCCTCGGATGATGGCGCCCGGTGTTCCGGAGATGCGGATGGCCTATGTGCCCCGGGGCTCGTATCGCATCGTGGATACCTGGCACGTGGGCGGGCTGCGGGGCACCGGCAGCCATGATGTCGTGGTGGAGGATGTCTTCGTCCCCGCCGAGCGGACGTTCTCCTTCTTCGATCCGGTGCGGATCGACCGGCCGCTCTTCCAGATGCCCTGGGTGAGCACCGTAGGGGCCTGGTGCGCGGGGATCTGCCTGGGGATTGCCCGGACGGCCACCGACACGTTGCTGGAGCTGGCGACGTCCAAGTCGCCGGTGGATCCAGGACCGGGGCTGCGGGATCGGCCCTCGGTACAGGCGATGGTCGCCTCCTCATCCGCGAGCCTGGAGGCCGCCCGGCTGCTCCTGATCGATGCGCTGGGGGATGTGTGGGCCACCTGCAGCCGCGGAGCGGCGTCCACGGAGATGCAGCGCGCCCGCCTATGGGGTGGCACCATCCACGCCGTCCGCACCGCCAAGGCCACGGTGACATCCATGTACGAGGCGGCCGGAGCCACGGCCCTGTACAATGAATGCCTCATCGAGCGGGCCCACCGGGACATCCACGCCGTCACGCAACACATCGTCCTGGCGCAGTCGTGGATGGAGGAGGCCGGTCGGGTCCGGCTGGGGCTCAAGCCGAACCACCCCTTCTTCTAGGTGGATGCCGGCGACTGGCTGGGGGACGCGTCCGTCTGCGGTGGCTCGGCGGACTCGATGCCCATCACCTGGGTGGCCCCATCGCCACCTTCCGCTGCCCTGAGCCGCTTCACCCGCGCGGGACGTGTGCGCCTGCCTCCGCTGTGGGCAGTCAGGCACCTGTCCCATCCAGGGGACAACTGGAGTGCGCCTGCCCGCTCCAGGCGGCCTCCCCCGGATGCCCACCCCCTTGAATCTCCAGGCCTTTTCCCCTGGCACTGCGGTTGCTCCTGCGAACTCCCGAAGAGGGCTCACCTCCAACAGCCCTTCCTTCCGGCCCTGGCTCCGGGAAGGCGAGGAGAACATCCATGTCTATCGGCGGCATCAGCGGTTCCAGTGGTGGTGGAAGCTCCTTCAAGAGCGAGGGCACCAAGGACTCCAAGGCGGACGGGAGCGAGAAGAGCGAGAAGAGCGACAGGAGCGAGAAGAGCGACAGGAGCGAGCGGAAGGACGACTCGCGTGAGGCGGACCGCGCCAATGAGGAGCGTGAGCGGGCCCGCGCCGCGGAGCAGGATCGCGCCCGTCGCGCGGCGGACGAAGCCCGGCGCAAGGCCGAGGAGCACGTCGACCAGCTGCGCAACAGGCTGGACAAGGCCCGCACGCTGGAGGCCGAGACCTTCCGCCCCGCCGCCAATGGGAACACCGAGCGTCCCACCGCCGAGGCACCGCGCCAGACCTTCACTCCGCAGCAACTGCAGAACCTGAGCCACCAGGCCACGCGTGCCTTCAAGGGCCAGACGGCTCCCGGCACCCTGCAGGGCACCAGCACCCAGCAGGCGCCGGGCACGAGCGTGCAGGCCCAGTCCGTCAGCACGTCACAGACGCGGAACACGGCCGCGCCGCTCCAGGCCTTCAGCACCCAGCAGGCGCAAGGGCCGGCGGCTCCAATGGGCCCGCCGACGGTGGCGGAGTCCAACGCCCAGGAGGTGCTGCGCGAGGCCGAGAAGAACCCGGCCGCGGGCGCCAGGAAGCTCGAGGAGTTCATCAACGGCAACTCGGATCCGGCCTACCGCGAGGAGCTGCTCGAGAAGGCGAAGCCCGCGCTGGAGCTGATCGGCAAGCAGACCTCCAAGCTGGGCGCCTC from Hyalangium gracile harbors:
- a CDS encoding LysR substrate-binding domain-containing protein, translating into MKHEEGQLEGPVRLITGDGFVAFLNPWLALFRERHPRVRVEQSTDTRLLDLARQEANLGVRTVRPKGNSLVARKAGQLAWRLYASARYLERAVPLRSPGDLAQHQVVGFDAALSRMPQLRWLEEWEAGRFAFRSNAAVAVAGAVAAHQGVAALPCALASLHPELRPVLPEVELPLEDVWRTGATLAVG
- a CDS encoding acyl-CoA dehydrogenase family protein, giving the protein MSAMGDPLSAARGLRATIRAVRQETEQGRRLPPSVVQGLIDNGLCRMQVPASLGGLEVDPLVALQVYEELGAAEASVAWIAWNNALPALLSRHLPEAARAELFSDGRRLFANSTRPMGRAVVAEGGYRVSGRWSLVSGCELAEWIPVMSIIIEGSAPRMMAPGVPEMRMAYVPRGSYRIVDTWHVGGLRGTGSHDVVVEDVFVPAERTFSFFDPVRIDRPLFQMPWVSTVGAWCAGICLGIARTATDTLLELATSKSPVDPGPGLRDRPSVQAMVASSSASLEAARLLLIDALGDVWATCSRGAASTEMQRARLWGGTIHAVRTAKATVTSMYEAAGATALYNECLIERAHRDIHAVTQHIVLAQSWMEEAGRVRLGLKPNHPFF